In the genome of Paenibacillus sp. FSL R5-0766, one region contains:
- a CDS encoding ATP-dependent DNA helicase — protein sequence MNWLNELYKINKQEPDKEIERSLVNAIFRIYDRFPRIGLRERIGQQEMSLDIADAYIHGHNAMIEAGVGIGKSFAYLIPSLLTNQMSQKPVIIATSSIQLSEQIHKDLRIIGSRLGFSTVRSVVGKGMGQYACRSRAAEWISLDDANSSVSTLAQRILDYEIDERADIKAGVSDAEWSHVSVNDCKFERCHHKNACLFYDMRAKLNAKAHEIDFIIVNQDLLIRDLMKKKEGTKSIISEQPALIVIDEAHNLETKVRDARTLEFTYRGICRILDTTVQLLTKQSGDKSLFSQSKFIKNCAERIFKQVNADLLHHAKQDNDRIKVSEIKGIPLNQVSNELKDLSLRLSILTSRHEREIDDAFEAMNGLITLIHVLAEIEDNYLRWASSPLGVTTISICPKDISQFLKYALFNGKVPVVLTSATLCQGGDTLEEQYSYMTDSLGYKGDFLERQPSPFDYTNHAMMYISNKVPYYHHDQRENYLKAAYNEVVQLCNLTQGRTIILFSAKEDMKYIHKKLISRANEYTWAVHVQKEGSSQDSVIAEFRKSKGVLLGTGVFWEGVNIEGSDLSQVIIFRLPFPVPSDPVYEYKSSVTENPFMEVFVPDMLLRLRQGTGRLIRSETDLGILSILDSRLSEAAKKSYRAQVLDTLPFKKVTEDFVVLEKFVQTKGIRRTD from the coding sequence ATGAATTGGTTAAATGAACTTTATAAAATAAATAAGCAGGAACCGGACAAGGAAATCGAACGTTCTTTGGTTAACGCCATCTTCCGAATATATGACCGGTTCCCCCGAATTGGCCTTAGAGAGCGGATCGGACAGCAAGAAATGTCTCTCGATATCGCCGATGCTTATATCCATGGACATAATGCCATGATTGAAGCTGGTGTCGGAATCGGTAAGTCTTTTGCGTACCTGATCCCAAGTCTGCTCACGAATCAAATGTCTCAGAAACCAGTCATTATAGCGACATCCTCCATTCAGCTCTCGGAACAGATACATAAAGATTTAAGGATTATTGGTAGTCGGTTGGGATTCTCAACGGTTCGCTCCGTGGTGGGAAAAGGCATGGGGCAGTATGCCTGCCGAAGTAGAGCAGCGGAATGGATCAGTCTTGATGATGCAAACTCCTCCGTATCTACCCTCGCACAGCGCATATTAGATTATGAAATTGATGAAAGAGCCGATATTAAAGCTGGAGTTAGTGATGCCGAATGGTCCCACGTTTCCGTGAATGATTGCAAATTTGAACGTTGTCATCACAAAAATGCATGTTTGTTTTACGATATGAGAGCGAAATTGAATGCAAAAGCTCACGAGATTGATTTTATTATCGTGAACCAGGACTTGCTCATACGGGATTTGATGAAGAAAAAAGAAGGAACCAAGAGCATCATCTCAGAACAGCCTGCTCTGATCGTCATTGATGAAGCGCATAATCTGGAAACAAAAGTTCGGGATGCCAGAACACTCGAGTTCACATATCGGGGAATCTGCCGCATTCTGGATACCACGGTGCAGCTTCTCACGAAGCAGTCCGGGGATAAAAGTCTCTTCTCACAATCCAAGTTCATCAAAAACTGCGCTGAGCGCATCTTCAAACAGGTAAACGCGGATTTGCTCCACCATGCCAAGCAGGATAACGACCGAATTAAAGTGTCAGAGATCAAAGGAATACCGTTGAACCAGGTCTCGAACGAATTAAAAGATCTCAGTCTACGCCTTTCCATTTTGACCTCACGCCACGAGCGGGAGATAGATGACGCTTTTGAAGCCATGAATGGGCTCATTACGCTCATCCATGTCTTGGCTGAAATAGAGGACAACTATCTCAGATGGGCAAGCAGTCCCCTTGGAGTAACCACAATCAGCATCTGTCCCAAAGATATAAGTCAATTTCTGAAATACGCTTTATTTAATGGCAAGGTACCTGTAGTCCTAACATCAGCAACGCTGTGCCAAGGCGGGGATACGCTGGAGGAACAATATTCTTATATGACGGACTCCCTCGGTTATAAGGGAGATTTCTTAGAGCGCCAACCCTCCCCTTTTGACTACACCAACCATGCCATGATGTATATTTCGAACAAAGTTCCCTATTACCACCACGATCAGCGCGAAAACTATCTTAAAGCAGCTTACAACGAAGTGGTTCAACTCTGTAATCTAACTCAGGGAAGAACAATCATCCTTTTTTCAGCAAAAGAGGACATGAAGTACATTCACAAAAAGTTGATCTCAAGGGCTAATGAATACACATGGGCAGTCCATGTTCAGAAAGAGGGGTCATCACAGGACAGTGTCATCGCCGAATTCAGGAAAAGCAAAGGTGTACTGCTGGGTACCGGTGTATTCTGGGAAGGCGTGAATATCGAGGGGTCTGACCTGTCACAGGTCATTATTTTCCGACTGCCCTTCCCTGTTCCATCGGATCCTGTGTATGAATATAAGTCATCTGTAACGGAGAATCCGTTCATGGAGGTGTTTGTACCGGACATGCTTCTTCGGTTGCGGCAAGGAACGGGACGCTTGATTCGTAGTGAAACCGACCTTGGCATACTCAGCATACTTGACTCCCGTCTCAGCGAAGCGGCTAAAAAGAGTTACCGGGCACAGGTGCTGGACACGTTGCCGTTCAAAAAAGTGACGGAGGATTTTGTGGTTTTGGAGAAGTTTGTTCAAACTAAGGGGATACGACGAACGGATTAG
- a CDS encoding DinB family protein, translating into MVERPTTEEYAAYYEGYIQLVPEGNIIERLELQANIIPTLLSSLTEEQANYRYAEGKWSVKEVIGHLLDNERIMSSRLLRIARGDKANHPGYDQDVLMQTHPFNTYTLADLSEEYAVTRRSTILMLRRLTPEAWLCRGIVSENPASARSIAFVMAGHELHHLSVLRDHYSLDVQL; encoded by the coding sequence ATGGTTGAAAGACCAACTACAGAGGAATATGCAGCTTATTATGAAGGGTACATCCAGCTTGTTCCTGAAGGGAACATCATCGAACGCTTAGAGCTGCAAGCCAACATCATACCAACTTTGCTCTCTTCATTGACAGAGGAGCAAGCAAATTATCGGTACGCCGAAGGCAAATGGAGCGTGAAGGAGGTCATCGGCCACCTTTTGGATAACGAACGCATCATGAGCAGCCGATTGCTTCGCATTGCCAGAGGTGACAAAGCGAATCATCCCGGCTACGATCAGGACGTGCTTATGCAGACCCACCCTTTTAATACGTATACCCTCGCCGATTTGAGCGAAGAATATGCCGTCACACGCCGCTCAACCATTCTTATGCTTCGTCGCCTCACGCCGGAAGCTTGGCTCTGTAGAGGGATCGTCAGTGAGAATCCTGCTTCAGCTCGATCGATTGCATTTGTTATGGCTGGACATGAGCTCCATCATTTATCAGTACTTCGCGATCACTATTCGCTGGATGTGCAATTATAA